In Mycolicibacterium phocaicum, one DNA window encodes the following:
- a CDS encoding cellulase family glycosylhydrolase, translated as MTVSAGWYGVGGLAAAIIGAALTTGTAVAWADNESGHDGSGSPAASAASAAAHAGSDSSAPPTGRPARSAPPRSSGTRSPARTKPAASSAGERSHRTAAPTTGATSRPQTPSNPVVPKPKSAAKAGAAAPAATPQATSASATTVAATLPSAATQAAPSAVPALPNNAAGWFQAVIYNPLHTGIQGWINSPLGQGVDGVINRLAGTYVIGNGRTGTATAPNGTAGGWLFGDGGAGWDSTEAAVRGGNGGAAGMVGNGGRGGSGGAGASGGTGGPGGVLMGIGGHGGAGGAQAGGTGGPGGKGGNGRGLLFGAGGGGGRGGDGADGGRGGNGGSGAFIMGIGGAGGDAGNSGVGGGSTELPALGGAGGNAGLLGNHGAVGKSGTGTTLIQTGANTSMLSVTPTGVWLTNSDGQVVLLHGFNEVYKLAPYEPSASGFSEDDAAFLAANGFNVVRLGVIWAGVEPQPGVYDAAYVDSIRQTVDMLAAHGIYTIIDMHQDLYSASLGGEGAPEWATKTGGLPNRSFGFPGSYYLNPAETAAWDGFWNNAEAANGIGLEDNYAKAWETVAAAVAGNNSVIGYDIMNEPFPGTSWLPTLLGSPFYATQQLTPMYNQVAAAIRAVDPNTALFVEPANPAVSEVPAILGLPVQLGTIDDAKVVLAFHDYCAGSATSSICGWLAMQQASTAHAYGKANNIPVFMDEFGASHLPSDLRAEMNAADRYLMSWSVWAYSGVGDITTSGSTDGESVVYDPALPPTGDNVNTGNLQVLAGPYPQAVSGTPLKLSNTDGAFTFNYSTAKADGSGNFAAGSLSSVSVPAVAYPNGYTVTVTGGHVVSAANAPTLVIASDTDTGVVQVVVTAAP; from the coding sequence ATGACGGTAAGCGCCGGCTGGTACGGCGTCGGCGGACTCGCGGCGGCCATCATCGGGGCAGCACTCACCACCGGGACCGCCGTCGCATGGGCCGACAACGAGTCCGGGCACGACGGCTCCGGCAGTCCCGCCGCCTCGGCGGCCAGTGCCGCGGCGCACGCCGGCAGCGACAGTTCAGCCCCGCCCACCGGTCGGCCGGCGCGTTCGGCACCGCCCCGATCGAGCGGCACCCGCTCCCCCGCCCGCACCAAACCTGCGGCGAGTTCGGCCGGTGAACGGTCGCACCGCACGGCCGCGCCGACCACCGGCGCGACGTCGCGACCCCAGACCCCGTCGAATCCCGTTGTCCCCAAGCCGAAGTCAGCAGCCAAGGCGGGGGCCGCAGCGCCTGCGGCGACCCCGCAAGCCACCAGCGCCAGCGCCACGACTGTCGCCGCGACGCTCCCCTCCGCGGCGACACAGGCGGCGCCGAGCGCCGTGCCGGCCCTACCCAACAATGCGGCCGGGTGGTTCCAGGCGGTGATCTACAACCCGCTGCACACCGGCATCCAAGGCTGGATCAACAGTCCGCTCGGGCAGGGCGTGGACGGCGTCATCAACAGGCTGGCCGGCACCTACGTGATCGGCAACGGCCGCACCGGCACCGCGACCGCACCCAATGGCACTGCGGGCGGGTGGCTGTTCGGCGACGGCGGCGCCGGCTGGGACAGCACCGAGGCCGCGGTCCGCGGCGGCAACGGCGGCGCGGCGGGCATGGTCGGCAACGGCGGGCGCGGCGGTTCCGGCGGTGCCGGGGCCTCAGGCGGCACCGGTGGCCCCGGCGGCGTGCTGATGGGCATCGGCGGCCATGGCGGTGCGGGCGGCGCCCAGGCCGGCGGCACCGGCGGGCCGGGCGGCAAGGGCGGAAACGGGCGCGGTCTGCTGTTCGGCGCCGGCGGCGGTGGTGGCCGCGGCGGCGACGGGGCCGACGGCGGACGCGGCGGGAACGGCGGTTCCGGCGCGTTCATCATGGGCATCGGCGGCGCCGGCGGGGATGCGGGAAACAGTGGCGTCGGCGGCGGCTCCACCGAACTGCCCGCGCTCGGTGGCGCGGGCGGCAACGCGGGTCTGCTGGGCAATCACGGCGCGGTCGGTAAGTCCGGGACGGGCACCACCCTCATCCAGACCGGCGCGAACACCTCCATGCTGTCCGTCACGCCGACCGGCGTCTGGCTCACCAACAGCGACGGGCAGGTCGTCCTGCTGCACGGCTTCAACGAGGTGTACAAGCTGGCGCCGTATGAACCGTCGGCGAGCGGATTCAGCGAGGACGACGCCGCATTCCTGGCGGCCAACGGTTTCAACGTGGTGCGGCTCGGGGTGATCTGGGCCGGCGTCGAGCCGCAGCCCGGTGTGTACGACGCCGCCTATGTCGACTCGATCCGGCAGACCGTCGACATGCTTGCGGCGCACGGCATCTACACCATCATCGACATGCACCAGGACCTGTACAGCGCATCGCTCGGCGGCGAGGGCGCGCCCGAGTGGGCCACCAAGACCGGCGGGCTGCCCAACCGCAGCTTCGGCTTCCCCGGCAGCTACTACCTGAACCCCGCCGAAACCGCGGCGTGGGATGGCTTCTGGAACAACGCCGAGGCCGCCAACGGAATCGGGCTCGAGGACAACTACGCCAAGGCCTGGGAGACGGTCGCCGCCGCGGTCGCGGGCAACAACAGCGTCATCGGCTACGACATCATGAACGAACCCTTCCCGGGCACCTCGTGGTTGCCGACGCTGCTGGGCAGCCCGTTCTACGCGACGCAACAGCTGACGCCGATGTACAACCAGGTGGCGGCTGCCATCCGGGCCGTCGATCCGAACACCGCGCTGTTCGTCGAACCCGCCAACCCCGCGGTGTCGGAGGTGCCCGCGATCCTCGGCCTACCTGTTCAGCTGGGCACCATCGACGACGCGAAAGTCGTTCTGGCGTTTCATGACTACTGCGCCGGTTCGGCCACCAGCAGCATCTGCGGGTGGCTGGCGATGCAGCAGGCCAGCACGGCACACGCCTACGGCAAGGCCAACAACATCCCGGTGTTCATGGACGAGTTCGGCGCCTCCCACCTGCCCTCGGATCTGAGAGCCGAGATGAACGCCGCAGACCGGTACCTGATGAGCTGGTCCGTATGGGCCTACTCCGGTGTCGGTGACATCACCACCAGCGGCAGCACCGACGGCGAGTCCGTCGTCTACGACCCGGCCCTGCCGCCCACTGGCGACAACGTCAACACCGGGAACCTTCAGGTGCTGGCCGGGCCGTACCCACAGGCGGTATCGGGCACACCACTCAAACTCTCAAATACCGACGGCGCCTTCACCTTCAACTACTCGACGGCCAAGGCCGACGGTTCGGGCAACTTCGCGGCCGGTTCGTTGAGCAGCGTGTCGGTGCCCGCCGTCGCCTACCCGAACGGGTACACGGTGACCGTCACCGGCGGCCACGTGGTCTCGGCCGCGAACGCACCGACATTGGTGATCGCATCAGACACCGACACCGGCGTCGTTCAGGTCGTGGTGACCGCCGCGCCGTAG
- a CDS encoding pyridoxamine 5'-phosphate oxidase family protein, protein MSNEPNNHYHHLAFGPDALNRQQRNGSYLAYGRHTERADDGPQRLDDRELLMIRRADQFCLATVTPNGWPYLQYRSGPAGFVRYLPETDRLRFIDLPGNNQFVTLGNLAADDRLAMFFVDYPRRTRLKVFGRGTVIEDGPQREIEIAVEAFDWNCSRSIIPRFDREYLRELGEAYQAKFDGREAELQAEIDALKARVAELERR, encoded by the coding sequence GTGTCGAACGAGCCGAACAACCACTATCACCACCTGGCATTCGGCCCTGACGCACTGAATCGTCAGCAGCGCAACGGCAGCTACCTGGCCTACGGTCGGCACACCGAACGGGCCGACGACGGCCCGCAGCGCCTCGACGACCGCGAGCTGCTGATGATCCGACGCGCCGATCAGTTCTGCCTGGCCACGGTCACGCCCAACGGTTGGCCCTACCTCCAATACCGCAGCGGCCCAGCCGGATTCGTCCGATACCTACCCGAGACCGACCGGCTGCGGTTCATCGATCTGCCGGGCAACAACCAGTTCGTCACCCTGGGCAATCTGGCCGCCGACGACCGGCTGGCGATGTTCTTCGTCGACTACCCGCGACGCACGCGCCTCAAGGTCTTCGGCCGCGGGACTGTCATCGAGGACGGGCCGCAGCGCGAGATCGAGATCGCGGTCGAGGCCTTCGACTGGAACTGCTCGCGCTCCATCATTCCGCGCTTCGACCGCGAGTACCTGCGCGAACTCGGCGAGGCGTACCAGGCCAAGTTCGACGGCCGCGAGGCCGAGCTGCAGGCCGAGATCGACGCACTCAAGGCACGGGTGGCGGAGTTGGAGAGGCGCTGA
- a CDS encoding flavodoxin family protein, with translation MTQPTPLRATALICTLKPGPAPSSSDLIAENVLAVLRDQGVACETVRCVDFNIAPGVEADMGDSDQWPQIRAQVLESDILLISTPIWLGHPSSVAQRVLERLDAELSNKDDQGRPAVSQKVAIVSVVGNEDGAHKTVADIFQGLNIFQGLNDIGFNIPAQGCTYWNGAAMESTDYNDLDEVPEAVASATAAAARNAAHLARVLHSAPYPPYK, from the coding sequence ATGACCCAACCAACGCCCCTCCGCGCGACCGCACTGATCTGCACTCTCAAGCCGGGCCCGGCACCGTCGAGCAGTGACCTCATCGCCGAGAATGTCCTGGCCGTGTTGCGGGATCAGGGCGTCGCGTGCGAAACCGTCCGGTGCGTCGACTTCAACATCGCTCCCGGAGTCGAGGCCGACATGGGCGACAGCGATCAGTGGCCACAGATCCGGGCCCAGGTCCTCGAGTCCGACATCCTGCTGATCAGCACGCCCATCTGGCTGGGGCACCCGTCATCGGTCGCGCAGCGGGTTCTCGAGCGCCTCGACGCTGAGCTGTCCAACAAGGACGATCAGGGCCGACCGGCCGTCTCGCAGAAAGTCGCGATCGTCAGCGTCGTCGGCAACGAGGACGGCGCCCACAAGACCGTCGCCGATATCTTCCAGGGGCTCAACATCTTCCAGGGGCTCAACGACATTGGCTTCAACATCCCCGCCCAGGGGTGCACGTACTGGAACGGCGCCGCGATGGAGTCGACGGACTACAACGACCTCGACGAGGTACCCGAAGCCGTGGCGTCGGCCACCGCGGCCGCGGCCCGCAACGCCGCACACCTGGCCCGCGTGCTGCACTCGGCGCCGTATCCGCCGTACAAGTAG
- a CDS encoding DUF6480 family protein, translating to MASERQPNQAPPDPDPTTTPGLAPGGGSEPGDTPPDSGQESATSNPDPTPPAGGPKKLIAPTVVIAIYVLVFLTIAILFILKLVGVFN from the coding sequence ATGGCTTCCGAAAGACAGCCGAACCAGGCACCACCGGACCCGGATCCGACGACGACGCCGGGCCTGGCACCCGGCGGCGGCAGTGAACCCGGTGATACGCCGCCCGACTCCGGACAGGAATCGGCGACGAGCAATCCCGATCCGACCCCACCGGCCGGCGGCCCGAAAAAGCTGATCGCGCCGACGGTGGTGATCGCGATCTACGTCCTCGTCTTCCTCACCATCGCGATCCTGTTCATCCTGAAGCTCGTCGGCGTCTTCAACTGA
- a CDS encoding rolling circle replication-associated protein translates to MPRFATQATDSTSPAGGSSAPDGPPFGLGSAGAAVDGRSRAPEAARPQGGRAPAVGRTSTAAPGLNPAAASGLVICAENVRDPVVDGLANGELRAFDALGLRFPSPEMVTAAAALFEPALSWASGPGRRGVEPESGQFRITIGPGVVRLGWTNPVRAEKAAERAVGHHQRDVDDEKLRVKTDLELEAKHSNQAVASSTRRSPTSSDGHSTGGVITEWSRKSRSSMCRTFAELDYSPLVESGRIPAMVTLTYPGDWEAVAPTGTSAKRHIMLWRKRFQREYGEPARYIWKLEFQRRGAPHVHLWMAPPMSPGRSGLSFAQWLSDTWAQVVDHPDSAQKARHRLAGTAIDVLSGLKACDPKRLAIYFTKHSSPNMHGDKEYQHIVPELWQRPGNGPGRFWGVFGLKKALVVVEVAQDAYVAARRIVRRWSRSQAVYGDSGSRFPTAVAPRMAVRLVARVDHETGVIAHRRVRRRRALCNQGGLAGGYALVNDGPAFAAQLARAIS, encoded by the coding sequence ATGCCCAGATTCGCAACTCAAGCCACCGACTCGACATCACCGGCGGGCGGCTCGTCGGCACCTGATGGACCGCCATTCGGGCTCGGTTCAGCGGGTGCCGCGGTGGACGGGAGATCGCGAGCGCCCGAGGCCGCCAGGCCGCAGGGCGGGAGAGCGCCAGCGGTCGGCCGTACGTCCACCGCGGCACCCGGCCTCAACCCAGCCGCGGCCAGCGGGCTTGTTATATGTGCCGAAAATGTCCGCGACCCGGTTGTCGACGGGCTCGCGAACGGTGAGCTGCGGGCGTTCGACGCATTGGGGCTGCGGTTCCCGAGCCCCGAGATGGTCACCGCGGCTGCGGCATTGTTCGAACCAGCTTTGTCGTGGGCGAGCGGTCCCGGGCGTCGAGGTGTCGAGCCGGAGTCCGGACAGTTCCGCATCACCATCGGCCCTGGCGTCGTGCGGCTCGGATGGACGAACCCTGTCCGGGCCGAGAAAGCCGCTGAACGGGCCGTTGGCCATCACCAGCGCGACGTTGATGACGAGAAGCTGCGTGTCAAAACTGACCTCGAACTTGAAGCCAAGCACAGTAATCAGGCCGTCGCGTCTTCGACGCGGCGGAGCCCTACGTCAAGCGATGGGCACAGCACTGGCGGTGTCATCACCGAGTGGTCGCGCAAGTCTCGGTCGTCGATGTGCCGTACGTTCGCCGAACTCGACTACAGCCCGCTGGTGGAATCCGGCCGAATACCAGCGATGGTTACACTCACCTACCCCGGCGACTGGGAAGCCGTCGCACCCACCGGGACTAGCGCAAAACGACATATAATGCTGTGGCGCAAGCGCTTTCAACGCGAGTATGGCGAACCGGCCCGCTACATCTGGAAGTTGGAATTTCAACGACGGGGCGCGCCGCATGTTCATCTGTGGATGGCACCACCGATGTCACCCGGCCGCTCGGGTCTCAGCTTCGCCCAATGGCTTTCCGACACATGGGCTCAGGTCGTCGACCATCCCGACTCTGCGCAGAAGGCCCGACACCGACTGGCCGGCACCGCGATCGACGTGCTCAGCGGACTTAAAGCCTGTGACCCAAAGCGACTGGCAATCTACTTCACCAAACATTCGTCACCAAATATGCACGGCGACAAGGAATACCAGCACATTGTGCCCGAACTCTGGCAGCGGCCGGGGAACGGACCCGGCAGGTTCTGGGGCGTGTTCGGGCTCAAGAAAGCCCTCGTCGTAGTCGAGGTCGCACAAGATGCGTACGTGGCGGCTCGTCGTATCGTGCGGCGGTGGTCACGGAGTCAGGCTGTGTACGGCGATTCGGGCAGCCGCTTCCCCACTGCAGTGGCACCACGAATGGCAGTGCGGCTGGTTGCGCGCGTCGATCATGAGACCGGCGTGATCGCCCATCGGCGAGTTCGGCGACGACGAGCTCTCTGCAACCAAGGCGGCCTGGCCGGTGGGTACGCACTTGTTAACGACGGGCCGGCGTTCGCAGCTCAGCTTGCCCGTGCGATCTCGTAA
- a CDS encoding TIR domain-containing protein, with product MAKTVFYSFHYERDVHRVQLVRNIDVLEGQPLLNSQDWEKVRGRGQQAIQNWIDEQMRYKRAVVVLVGQQTAGRPWVKYEIQKAWHERKPLLGVRIHGLSSMGNVDQAGPDPFAATGLGSAGIPIFDPTRTDSQSTYATLRQNLAAWSDQGVKRP from the coding sequence ATGGCAAAGACCGTGTTCTACAGTTTCCATTACGAGCGCGATGTTCACCGCGTCCAGCTTGTCCGCAACATCGACGTCCTCGAAGGGCAACCTCTCCTGAACTCGCAAGACTGGGAGAAGGTGCGAGGTCGCGGCCAGCAGGCCATACAAAACTGGATCGACGAGCAGATGCGGTACAAGCGGGCGGTCGTCGTATTGGTCGGGCAGCAAACGGCCGGCCGACCATGGGTCAAGTACGAGATTCAGAAGGCCTGGCACGAACGCAAACCGCTGCTGGGTGTACGAATCCATGGCTTGTCGTCGATGGGCAACGTGGATCAGGCAGGCCCCGATCCCTTTGCGGCTACTGGGCTAGGTTCGGCTGGCATCCCGATTTTCGATCCGACCCGTACCGACTCGCAAAGCACGTACGCTACGCTGCGTCAGAACCTCGCTGCATGGTCTGACCAGGGAGTTAAGCGGCCGTGA
- a CDS encoding TIR domain-containing protein, producing MSLYTEDFFRNRVGGITASAAETSLRTASKSATGMFDIFLSHSFRDARVILGIREWLTSQNLQVYVDWIDDPELDRSAVSAATAARLREQMGNSRSLIYATSRAAKTSRWMPWELGYFDGSKGSSRVSIMRLESSSSNRFVGEEYLGLYKQIEQVSSDGKLQPYAVRPSGKRGESLRSFSQAAGRYEDLVYR from the coding sequence GTGAGCCTCTACACGGAAGACTTTTTCCGCAACAGGGTCGGCGGTATAACTGCGAGTGCAGCCGAGACTTCCCTCCGGACCGCGTCGAAATCGGCAACTGGGATGTTCGACATCTTCCTCAGTCACAGCTTCCGCGATGCGCGGGTGATACTCGGCATTCGGGAATGGCTCACATCGCAGAACCTGCAGGTATACGTCGATTGGATCGATGATCCAGAGTTGGACCGGTCCGCGGTCTCTGCGGCGACGGCGGCGCGCCTTCGGGAGCAGATGGGGAACTCACGCAGCCTGATCTACGCGACGTCACGTGCTGCCAAAACATCACGCTGGATGCCGTGGGAACTGGGTTATTTCGACGGGTCCAAAGGCAGCTCGCGGGTTTCGATCATGCGGCTCGAAAGCTCCAGCAGCAACAGATTCGTCGGCGAGGAGTACCTCGGTCTGTACAAACAAATCGAGCAGGTCAGCTCAGACGGCAAATTGCAGCCCTACGCAGTACGCCCTTCAGGCAAGCGAGGCGAGTCACTGCGCTCGTTCAGCCAAGCAGCTGGCCGCTACGAAGACTTGGTATATCGATGA